In Salvelinus sp. IW2-2015 unplaced genomic scaffold, ASM291031v2 Un_scaffold2572, whole genome shotgun sequence, a genomic segment contains:
- the LOC112074303 gene encoding kelch-like protein 34 gives MENYSLLHSSYQSSVVFSGFRKLRSDRRLCDVVLETGGVSFPCHRVLLASSSQYFWCLFGEKTEERIAASIRLPALTPAGLETVLDFLYSGWLSLSAASLPVVLETARYLQVDTAVSLCERFLSDGLSLRTSCFYANLAEHHFLPDALAASNQIITMEMATLLREDREGLLGLNVQSLTDVLDREELPGVKEVELLKLVLDWLDANQPLPLVRCNLLLSRLRFGLVTPSDITTLSSAHTNMNTPLMRSKVTQALEYHWLGSARPIRQSRHSSLRAAANHVLLVGGGPSTDWPQQQVLTFDLRDRKWSSLSAGLPRRLKNHCVCCVGGFLFVIGGEEVKGGAEGGEGKSVTMTTTNRVWRYDPRFACWEEADPMLERRSQFSCCVVDHAIYTIGGTHTHSDTHSCLASVEFYDMAAGHWRRGISLPRPLYGHASVTLGTGILMSGGSHGNQARTQVSSQEGNQGNCEVLFLDMVARGGVWDKRAPMSIGRFGHRMATVAGCVYALLGMYEHYCDIERYDSLADQWTRLHPVLIGSFDYGLVATANGRLLLFGGRKWRDGQEVSVASVLEYDTERDRWAEICQLHTPLTGTQCVVMALSD, from the coding sequence aTGGAGAATTATTCTCTCCTCCACAGTTCTTATCAGAGTTCTGTGGTTTTCTCCGGCTTCAGGAAACTGCGCTCTGACAGGAGGCTGTGTGATGTTGTCTTGGAGACGGGAGGCGTGTCCTTCCCGTGTCACCGCGTCCTATTGGCCAGTTCCAGCCAGTATTTCTGGTGTTTGTTTGGTGAGAAGACGGAGGAGAGGATAGCTGCTAGCATTAGACTCCCAGCGCTAACTCCTGCAGGACTAGAGACTGTTCTGGACTTCCTTTACTCTGGATGGCTCAGCCTATCAGCTGCCTCACTGCCCGTTGTTCTGGAGACCGCCAGGTACCTTCAGGTGGACACAGCTGTGTCGCTATGTGAGCGCTTCCTTAGCGACGGGCTGTCGCTGAGGACCTCATGTTTCTATGCCAACCTGGCTGAGCACCACTTCCTGCCTGACGCACTGGCAGCCTCCAATCAAATCATCACCATGGAGATGGCCACTTTGCTacgggaggacagggaggggctTCTGGGGCTGAACGTCCAATCACTAACGGATGTGCTGGACAGGGAGGAACTACCAGGTGTCAAGGAGGTGGAGCTACTGAAACTTGTGCTGGATTGGCTGGATGCTAACCAGCCTCTCCCATTGGTCCGCTGTAACCTGCTGCTCAGCCGACTCCGTTTTGGATTGGTTACTCCCTCTGACATCACAACACTAAGCTCTGCCCACACCAACATGAACACCCCCCTGATGAGGAGTAAGGTGACGCAGGCGCTGGAGTATCATTGGCTGGGCTCAGCTAGACCAATAAGACAGAGCCGACACTCCTCCCTCAGAGCAGCAGCCAACCACGTGCTCCTGGTGGGGGGCGGGCCCAGCACTGATTGGCCGCAGCAGCAGGTACTCACCTTCGACCTTAGAGACAGGAAGTGGTCATCATTGAGCGCTGGTCTCCCAAGACGACTGAAGAACCACTGTGTGTGCTGCGTCGGGGGGTTCCTGTTTGTAATTGGAGGAGAAGAGGTGAAGGGCGGAGCAGAGGGGGGTGAAGGGAAGTCTGTTACTATGACGACAACTAATCGTGTGTGGCGGTACGATCCTCGCTTTGCATGCTGGGAGGAAGCGGACCCCATGCTGGAGAGGAGATCACAGTTCAGCTGCTGTGTTGTAGACCATGCCATCTACACTAtagggggaacacacacacactcagacacacactcctgCCTGGCCTCAGTGGAGTTCTATGACATGGCAGCAGGCCATTGGAGGAGAGGGATATCTCTGCCCCGCCCCCTTTATGGCCACGCCTCGGTCACCCTGGGAACTGGAATCCTAATGTCTGGTGGTAGCCATGGCAACCAGGCCCGTACACAGGTCAGTAGCCAGGAGGGTAATCAGGGCAACTGTGAGGTCCTCTTCCTAGATATGGTTGCTAGGGGTGGAGTTTGGGACAAGCGAGCACCGATGTCCATTGGCCGTTTCGGTCACCGCATGGCAACTGTTGCCGGATGTGTCTACGCGTTACTAGGAATGTACGAGCACTACTGCGATATTGAGCGATATGACTCACTCGCTGACCAGTGGACACGCCTACACCCAGTACTCATTGGCTCGTTTGACTACGGACTGGTGGCAACAGCAAATGGGAGGCTGCTGCTGTTCGGAGGAAGGAAATGGCGGGATGGACAGGAAGTGAGCGTAGCAAGTGTTCTAGAatatgacacagagagagaccgttGGGCCGAGATCTGTCAGCTACACACTCCTCTGACTGGAACACAATGTGTTGTGATGGCTCTGTCAGACTAA